From a region of the Salvelinus alpinus chromosome 2, SLU_Salpinus.1, whole genome shotgun sequence genome:
- the LOC139560134 gene encoding protein mono-ADP-ribosyltransferase PARP3-like: MAPKRSAASSTKVTEAGGNKVKQEPHQSKADEQCLLSEQHSGEVYEDYDCMLNQTNIEKNRNKFYVIQVLNKGACYYCLTKWGRVGETGQSKLSDPYVSPDKAIKDFEKMFKEKTENSWKERDNFVSRPGKYTLIEVDGGQDTEVKVDNVDGKIVKGPQNILPCTLNNPTQKLIHLIFSNDMFQKTMECMTLDIKKIPLGKLSKLQIDKGSKVLEEIEGAMNASQTSRTKLEELSSKFFTTIPHNFQRDRPPVIDSSEIIEKKKEMLLVLADIEIPQNLKAETEKTQELMEVEKVPHSLDQKYLSLNCKLCLLERKTQEFKVIEKYLKATADSHSQPKIIDIWEVESETEAERFRENDNLENRRLLWHGTNVAMVAVILNGGLYSHFMPQSDAPAYAAPYFASEISNSANYVHTSEGIVVMFLNEVVLGKEHTITKDDSSLRKAPDGYDSVVARGQLEPDPSKDIFLTLDGKQVAVPQGKPTKQPQYKDSYFRNSKYLVYKENQCRIRYLLELKF, from the exons ATGGCACCAAAGAGAAGTGCTGCCTCTTCCACCAAAGTCACTGAAGCAGGTGGAAATAAGGTGAAGCAAGAGCCACATCAAAGTAAGGCTGATGAGCAATGCTTGCTGTCAGAACAGCATTCAGGAGAG GTGTATGAAGATTATGACTGTATGCTGAATCAGACCAACATTGAAAAAAACAGGAATAAGTTTTATGTCATTCAAGTGTTGAATAAAGGTGCCTGTTACTACTGCTTGACCAAATGGGGGAGAGTG GGGGAAACAGGCCAGTCAAAACTATCAGACCCTTATGTCAGCCCAGACAAAGCCATCAAAGACTTTGAGAAGATGTTCAAAGAGAAGACGGAGAACAGCTGGAAGGAGCGAGACAACTTTGTGTCTCGCCCGGGGAAGTACACCCTGATAGAGGTGGATGGAGGACAGGATACAGAGGTCAAA GTGGACAATGTTGATGGGAAGATTGTCAAGGGGCCCCAAAACATTCTGCCTTGCACCCTGAATAACCCCACACAGAAGCTCATCCATCTCATTTTTAGCAACGACATGTTCCAAAAGACCATGGAGTGCATGACCCTGG ACATAAAGAAGATACCCCTGGGGAAGCTGAGCAAGCTGCAGATCGACAAGGGCTCTAAAGTGCTGGAGGAGATTGAGGGAGCTATGAACGCCAGCCAGACCAGCAGGACCAAACTGGAGGAGCTCTCCTCCAAGTTCTTCACCACCATCCCACACAACTTTCAACGCGATAGGCCCCCGGTCATCGACAGCTCTGAGATCatagagaagaagaaggagatgcTTCTG GTGCTGGCTGATATAGAGATACCCCAGAACCTGAAGGCTGAGACTGAGAAGACCCAGGAGCTGATGGAGGTGGAGAAAGTACCTCATTCACTGGACCAGAAATATCTGTCTCTCAACTGCAAACTCTGTCTACTAGAAAGAAAAACACAGGAATTCAAG GTAATTGAGAAATACCTGAAGGCCACTGCAGATAGCCACAGCCAGCCAAAGATTATAGATATCTGGGAGGTAGAGAGTGAGACTGAG GCGGAGCGGTTCAGGGAGAATGACAACCTGGAGAACCGGCGTCTGCTGTGGCACGGCACCAACGTGGCAATGGTTGCGGTCATCTTGAACGGTGGCCTATATAGTCACTTCATGCCCCAGTCAGATGCCCCTGCCTACGCAGCCCCCTACTTTGCTTCGGAGATCAGCAACTCTGCTAATTACG TGCATACATCTGAAGGCATCGTGGTGATGTTTCTGAATGAGGTGGTGCTAGGGAAGGAGCACACCATCACgaaggatgacagctccctgaggAAGGCTCCTGATGGCTACGACAGCGTGGTGGCTAGAGGACAGCTGGAACCAG ACCCGTCCAAGGACATCTTCCTGACTCTGGATGGTAAGCAGGTGGCTGTGCCTCAGGGTAAACCCACCAAGCAGCCCCAGTACAAGGACAGCTACTTCCGCAACAGCAAGTACCTAGTCTACAAGGAGAACCAGTGTCGCATCCGCTACCTGCTGGAGCTCAAGTTTTAA